tgtgtgtgtgtgtgtgtgtcactctgctttacaacactgtgtgtgtctcaggtgttCACATTTTCCAGAGGATGTctggatgtgaatggaatgatgagactgatgaagttaaaggttggCGTCAGGAaggttatgatggagaagatttcatatcgttggacatgaagacatggacatttactgcagcaaaacaacaagctttccccaCCAAACTCAAGTGGGACCAGAACAAACATCTACTAGATGACAAGAAGTTTTACTACACTGAGAtatgtccttcttacttgaagaagtatgtgaacaatgggaaggaggtcctaatgagaacaggtagaaacacatgtactttcaccttttaacttgttagcactccccctataggaacattactgacattacaccctgtctctttagattagatagtactttatttattccgtcaggagagttccttcaggaatttATACTCTTCTCTCCTTCTCTCACCTTTTTTCcgtctttacctccatcctcaccttctctccatctttacctccactctaaccttctctccatctttatctcattctcttcttctttccatctttacctccatcatcaccttctctccatctttacatcattctctctttctctccatctttaccttattCCCTctatccacaccttctctccatctttacctctgttctctcCATCTAtacctccattctctccatctttacctccatccacacgttctctccatcttaacctgcgttctctccatctttacctccattctctcctctccatctttatatcattctcaccttttctccatctttacctccaccctaaccttctctccatctttatctcattctcttcTTCTTTCCATCTTAATCTCATTCTCTTCTTCTTTCCATCTTAATCTCATTCtcttcttctctccatctttacctccatccacaccttctctccatctttacctctgttctctccttttccctccatctttacctctgttctcaccttttctccatctttacctcttttCTCCCCTTCTCTCCATCTACACCTCCATTCTCCCCTTCTCTCTATTTGTACTGCcattctctccatatttacctccatccacacgttctctccatcgttacctccattctctccttctctccatctttatatcattctctccttctctccatctttacttccattctctccatctttaccttattCTCTCcttacctccatcctcaccatCTATCcaactttacctccatccacacgttctctccatctttacctcctgtcttcccttctctccatctttactgcCGTTCTcgtcttctctccatctttaccgccGTTTTCACTTTCTGTCCATCTTTAACTCCGTCCACTCTCTCACTCCATTTTAACCTCCGTCCACAAGTTCTATCCATCTTTACCTctatccatctttacctccgttctcacCTTCTTTCCATCTTCCATTctccccttctctccatctttacctccatctacTCTCTCCCTCATCTTTACCTCTgctcacaccttctctccatctttacctctgtccACTCTCTCTCTCCATCTTTACGTTCATCCACATCTTCTCTCTATTTGTACccccattctctccatctttacctccgtcctCACCTTCTCTCCAGCTTTACCTCCGCCCACTCTCTCAGTTCATCTTTACTTCCAATCTtgccttctctccatctttacctccgttctcaccttctctccatctttacctcaatcTAGACTttctttccatctttacctccatccactctCTCActtcatctttacctccgttattACCTTCTCTTCCATATTTACTTTAATCTACACCTCCCCATCTTTGCCTCCATCCACCCCTTTgctccatctttacttccatccacaccttctctccatctttacttacATCCAGACTTTCTCTCCATTTTAACCTCcacccacaccttctctccatcttttctTACATCCAGACTTTCTCTCCATTTTTACCTCGATccacactttctctccatctttacttccatccccaccttctcttCATCTCaacctccatccccaccttctctccatcttttccTCCATCCACCCCTTCTTTCCATCTttgcctccatccacaccttctctccattttAACCTCTGTCCACAcgttctctccatatttacctccgttaTTACCTTATATCCATCTTTACTTTAATCTACAATTtctgtccatctttacctccatccacaccttctctccatctttgcctccatccacaccttctctccatctttacttccatccacactttctctccatccacaccttctctccatccacaccttctccccacgttgtcctgtgttcacacgtgacatcacttcctgtgcagagcttccagaggtgttcctgctccagaagacgccgtcctctccggtcagctgcatggcgacaggtttctaccccgacggtgccgacctgttttggaggaaagacggcgagcagatcttcgaggacgtggagcacggagagatactccccaaccacgacggaaccttccagatgtcggtggcgctgaaagtggaggtgacggccgacgtggagggcaagtacgaatgtgtgtttcagctgtcaggcgtcaaggaggacttggtcaccaagctggagagaagaagcatcctgagcaacgcaagccatgaaggtgagaaagacacatttagttggagatgtttcccatcacaagtccacctgtcaccattattgatccatgtcaccatgacaacgcttgacgtctgcatgcaaagtagtcatgaaggtttcctcttcatgctttgtcactccacttgtgcttttttgctctccacagacaacttgagcgtcgccctcgctgtggcggccatcatcatcatcatcatcatggtcatggtcaggcgtcacagaaacagacaaggtgagggacgccaatgtcctctgtcttcttcttctcggtgcactcggtccaggccgtgagttgatgctttcatccgggctgcaaaggtgcggccatcttttagttgccttccagccaaacactcaaagatccacagagacagagcgcacactctcacgtagaaacacggcgtgacgtgaggggaaaagtccacttcaccttgtttctctttcatttcagcccagtacgatccagctggtaagtaaaacatcttttctttgagccgcaagaaacaaagccgtggtgaagcgtcactcacatggaggtctgatgtggacctttgttacaagtttagccggaaaagcccaactggagctgactccttcacaataaaagtccctcctgtgagcacacgcaatacaaagtctggcatatctcacttttgacaggagtcctcatgatgaggatcagccaaatgagacatcaagtgtgctgactcgtcatgtttccaagtcacacctcaaagatctgatgtgagtgacgaggcaccttctggatgttcttccttcaccgtttgcgtttgtcccgcagctcgccacggcggcgtggagctcgacgagaacgtgcaggcggctgaaggctgagtaagctcacatggactgtctgcacctccaaatgttcttgtgtgaagatgatgttcaacttggattcacctgcttctgtcgggaatgtgctgagtggtcttcttcctccaggatgctttgtgcactggaacacagggagatgtctccatcgctgagggacgtcatcacactcggagatgagatggagatgtgctttgttcttcgtccgactgctcctcacgctattccatgtattcttctttggccgttaaaagactttcaagatcaaacgttggtggctgtaaaatcgcacgtttcatggccttgacgtcatgacgaggatttcttcttttctttcaatggccgctgcttatgatcaatatcacattgtgtcacatctctgtcaataaatccgttttttctccactcgcctcgcactgctttcttggggaccaggaagagtctcagtcataaaaatggtagaagtaggtcatttttgtttatgtttttactttttcaCTCAACACTTAAATCCCTTGATCAATATAGGTTTATCCgtccttatcagtctttttttttcataatttacgccatttttgtcaaaaccttgttttgttatggcaaaaccacaaaataatattttttactcaacttaattgcaatcttaaatatgtcaataattcataacatcatcgattttaattcatttttttttttgagcaatgacaattaaaacttgtcccactgaaattattaggatccaaacgggccccactcataaaaataagtcaaacattattttttactttcaacacttaagtccctcgataaacttcaaatccatccctcgtttctgtgacgacctgtcacgtcaggtgtcacgcggtctgtttgcgtttgtgtttatctcctagtcggcgctcttattttggtcccacttcctgtttgtctccctgagcccttttccctcctcacctgtcgctaattggcagcctggccacacctggtcatggggtgagggtgatgggtcaaatgcagaggaaaatctcaccacacctagtgtgtgtgtgacaatcattggtacttttactttaatcaactggcttctatttatgcctgcctcgccctccagtcagggctcaaggattgttttgtgaaacgttactttggtttttctgtatgctgcttatgcttctgtgcacttccctgctgcacctccttgtgctccctgtgggaattaaaagactctcacccgcacgtcgtcctcctgtctcctgcatcttggggtcacaactagagcagccatgcaagtacgtgacagcttcttcattcctgtttttttttttttgccctaatagtcaaaaacccttttttttgtacgataaacacaaaatatcctataAAAATATTTTGAAGTCAAATTTTGgaagtgacgtaattggagccatgactagtttaaatactttgtaacaacattgagtttgattcattattatttttgagcaatgacagctttaaagagaaaacaacctgcatggcagctttattagactcaacaatgcaacttttctttgttccatttcacatgttttcacctcttttattccactatttagtttttttatacactatctgtagaatgtgtcgtgtatgagcttatat
The window above is part of the Nerophis ophidion isolate RoL-2023_Sa linkage group LG04, RoL_Noph_v1.0, whole genome shotgun sequence genome. Proteins encoded here:
- the LOC133552129 gene encoding class I histocompatibility antigen, F10 alpha chain-like, producing MNLFLFFLLVVQMHSVTPVIHTLQYFHTVSSQVPNFPEYVSVGYVDGVQIVHYDSNSRKAEAKQDWMNKITAEDPKYWQIQTEISVDNELRDKHNLEVFKKRFNQTGGVHIFQRMSGCEWNDETDEVKGWRQEGYDGEDFISLDMKTWTFTAAKQQAFPTKLKWDQNKHLLDDKKFYYTEICPSYLKKYVNNGKEVLMRTELPEVFLLQKTPSSPVSCMATGFYPDGADLFWRKDGEQIFEDVEHGEILPNHDGTFQMSVALKVEVTADVEGKYECVFQLSGVKEDLVTKLERRSILSNASHEDNLSVALAVAAIIIIIIMVMVRRHRNRQGEGRQCPLSSSSRCTRSRP